One Deinococcus grandis DNA window includes the following coding sequences:
- a CDS encoding aldo/keto reductase yields MRTQKLGGSELMVPVVAVGCMRIDGMERGAASRLIGTALEHGANFFDHADIYGAGRSEEVFADAVGMTPSVREGLILQSKCGIRPDLQTFDFSREHILASVDGILKRLRTEYLDVLLLHRPDALVEPEEVAAAFDQLEQEGKVRHFGVSNQHPRQIELLKKYVRQPLVANQLQLSITNATMITSGLNVNMENAEAVNRDGGVLDYCRLHDITVQPWSPFQFGFFEGVFIGHAKFPALNAKLDELAAKYGVSSTTVAMAWLLRHPARMQPVTGTTTPERLADCLRAADVTLTREEWYGLLIAAGNTLP; encoded by the coding sequence ATGCGAACTCAGAAGCTGGGCGGAAGTGAGCTGATGGTGCCGGTGGTCGCGGTGGGCTGCATGCGCATCGACGGCATGGAGCGGGGGGCGGCGTCGCGGCTGATCGGGACGGCGCTGGAGCACGGCGCGAACTTCTTCGATCACGCCGACATCTACGGCGCGGGCCGCAGCGAGGAGGTCTTCGCGGACGCGGTCGGCATGACCCCCAGCGTGCGCGAGGGCCTGATCCTCCAGTCGAAGTGCGGCATCCGCCCCGACCTCCAGACCTTCGATTTCTCGCGCGAGCACATCCTCGCGTCGGTGGACGGCATCCTGAAGCGGCTGCGGACCGAGTACCTGGACGTGCTGCTGCTGCACCGTCCGGACGCGCTGGTGGAACCCGAGGAGGTCGCCGCCGCGTTCGACCAGCTGGAGCAGGAGGGCAAGGTGCGGCACTTCGGCGTGTCGAACCAGCACCCGCGCCAGATCGAGCTGCTGAAGAAGTACGTGCGTCAGCCGCTGGTGGCGAACCAGCTGCAGCTGAGCATCACGAACGCCACGATGATCACCAGCGGCCTGAACGTGAACATGGAGAACGCCGAGGCCGTGAACCGCGACGGGGGCGTGCTGGACTACTGCCGCCTGCACGACATCACCGTGCAGCCCTGGTCGCCGTTCCAGTTCGGGTTCTTCGAGGGGGTGTTCATCGGGCATGCGAAGTTCCCCGCGCTGAACGCGAAACTGGACGAGCTGGCCGCGAAGTACGGCGTGAGCAGCACGACGGTCGCCATGGCGTGGCTGCTCCGTCACCCGGCGCGGATGCAGCCGGTGACCGGCACGACCACCCCGGAGCGTCTGGCGGACTGCCTGCGCGCGGCGGACGTCACCCTGACCCGCGAGGAGTGGTACGGCCTGCTGATCGCGGCCGGGAACACGCTGCCCTGA
- a CDS encoding pyridoxamine 5'-phosphate oxidase family protein produces MPGTLKDLARLMRGLDLCLLTTTTAYGHLGSRPMSNNGEVDYDGTSHFFTWADSRAAQDIAKNKNVQLGFQSGKPFLFIAVQGDATLTTHRPTMAPHWQDQLTQWFKDGLDTPGLTMITVKARRVNWWGEEEGELELG; encoded by the coding sequence ATGCCCGGCACCCTGAAAGACCTCGCGCGCCTCATGCGCGGCCTCGACCTCTGCCTCCTGACCACCACCACCGCGTACGGCCACCTCGGCTCGCGCCCCATGAGCAACAACGGCGAGGTCGACTACGACGGCACCAGCCACTTCTTCACCTGGGCGGACAGCCGCGCCGCGCAGGACATCGCGAAGAACAAGAACGTCCAGCTGGGCTTCCAGTCCGGCAAACCCTTCCTGTTCATCGCCGTGCAGGGCGACGCGACCCTCACCACCCACCGTCCCACCATGGCCCCCCACTGGCAGGACCAGCTGACCCAGTGGTTCAAAGACGGCCTGGACACCCCCGGCCTGACCATGATCACCGTCAAGGCCCGCCGCGTGAACTGGTGGGGCGAGGAAGAAGGCGAACTGGAGCTCGGCTGA
- a CDS encoding ATP-grasp domain-containing protein, whose protein sequence is MAMRVVFPADYFQVRRPNEAFAEQAAAFAGLGWGVSSFAFDGDRGFRPALMPGETVLYRGWMLDEVGYRAFVDAVEAAGARVLTSPEAYLAAHHVPRWVPLLADVTPETVCFTDLDGLPGSLAALGWDGFFVKDFVKSLKTGAGSRIMRPDQIGELLERMAHFRGQVEGGVCVRRVEDLDPASEVRFFVRAGRAFSADGAPVPELVREVAGRIASPFFSVDIARRADGVQRVVEVGDGQVSDLVGWTPAGFMTVWADAAGWADGAG, encoded by the coding sequence ATGGCGATGCGGGTGGTGTTCCCGGCGGATTATTTTCAGGTGCGGCGGCCGAATGAGGCGTTCGCAGAGCAGGCAGCGGCGTTCGCGGGGCTGGGGTGGGGCGTGTCCTCGTTCGCCTTCGATGGGGACCGGGGGTTCCGCCCGGCGCTGATGCCGGGTGAGACGGTGCTGTACCGGGGCTGGATGCTGGACGAGGTGGGGTACCGGGCGTTCGTGGACGCGGTGGAGGCGGCGGGCGCGCGGGTGCTGACGTCACCGGAGGCGTATCTGGCGGCGCATCATGTGCCGCGCTGGGTGCCGCTGCTGGCGGACGTGACGCCGGAGACGGTGTGCTTCACGGATCTGGACGGCCTGCCGGGGTCGCTGGCGGCGCTGGGCTGGGACGGGTTTTTCGTGAAGGACTTCGTGAAGTCCCTGAAGACCGGTGCGGGCAGCCGCATCATGCGCCCTGATCAGATCGGGGAGCTGCTGGAGCGCATGGCGCACTTCCGGGGTCAGGTCGAGGGTGGGGTGTGCGTGCGCCGCGTGGAGGATCTGGACCCGGCGTCGGAAGTGCGGTTCTTCGTGCGCGCGGGGCGGGCGTTCAGCGCGGATGGCGCGCCAGTCCCGGAGCTGGTGCGGGAGGTCGCGGGGCGGATCGCGTCGCCGTTCTTCTCGGTGGACATCGCCCGGCGTGCCGATGGCGTGCAGCGGGTGGTGGAGGTCGGGGACGGGCAGGTGTCGGATCTGGTGGGCTGGACGCCCGCGGGGTTCATGACGGTGTGGGCGGACGCGGCGGGGTGGGCGGACGGGGCGGGCTGA
- the sufD gene encoding Fe-S cluster assembly protein SufD, with translation MTKFNDQLAQVQGPEWLTAKRRESLELFTTLEVPQESVEAWKYTRVDVDFDALRPHGKRDVVSDVSALPASVQERLSGTDVGAFLVLDGPDVVYRTELPAELAAKGVIFTDLKSAVEGHADKVQQYLYSVVPAEVPDDTTIAAPGTTPSKSPDPSEGKFSALAAALWTNGAFVYVPRGVEVELPLGSFRVMSEAGTYTATRTLVVAEENAQVTFIDEQDSEALPGTYAIGAVELVVKDGARVRYVSIQNWGEGVTHIQRQRGDVGRDATLNSLVVTMGGTLSRTEMQSYLRGQGADSEMLALYFANADQHFDHYTLQHHAAANAHSDLLYKGVNNDQAVGVFSGMIKVDLGAQKTDAYQKHRTLMLSSEARNYSVPQLEINANDVRCSHGSTTSPVDQEALFFLRSRGISKETAEKMLVTAFLEDVLGRVPLSSVVKYIEGIIAKKVGAA, from the coding sequence ATGACCAAATTCAATGATCAACTGGCGCAGGTGCAGGGGCCGGAGTGGCTGACTGCGAAGCGCAGAGAAAGCCTGGAGCTGTTCACCACGCTGGAAGTGCCGCAGGAGTCGGTGGAGGCGTGGAAGTACACGCGCGTGGACGTGGATTTCGACGCGCTGCGCCCGCACGGCAAGCGTGACGTGGTGTCGGACGTGTCGGCGCTGCCCGCGAGCGTGCAGGAGCGCCTGAGCGGCACGGACGTGGGTGCGTTCCTGGTGCTGGACGGCCCGGACGTGGTGTACCGCACGGAACTCCCGGCGGAACTGGCGGCGAAGGGCGTGATCTTCACGGACCTGAAGTCGGCGGTGGAGGGGCACGCGGACAAGGTGCAGCAGTACCTCTACAGCGTGGTGCCGGCCGAGGTGCCGGACGACACGACGATCGCCGCGCCGGGCACGACGCCCAGCAAGAGCCCGGATCCCAGCGAAGGGAAGTTCAGTGCGCTGGCGGCGGCCCTGTGGACGAACGGTGCGTTCGTGTACGTGCCGCGCGGCGTGGAAGTCGAGCTGCCCCTGGGGAGCTTCCGCGTGATGAGCGAGGCCGGGACGTACACCGCGACCCGCACGCTGGTCGTGGCCGAGGAGAACGCGCAGGTGACGTTCATCGACGAGCAGGACAGCGAAGCGCTACCCGGCACGTACGCGATCGGCGCGGTGGAACTCGTCGTGAAGGACGGCGCGCGCGTGCGATACGTCAGCATCCAGAACTGGGGCGAGGGCGTCACGCACATCCAGCGTCAGCGTGGCGACGTGGGCCGCGACGCGACCCTGAACTCCCTGGTCGTCACGATGGGCGGCACCCTGAGCCGCACCGAGATGCAGTCCTACCTGCGCGGTCAGGGTGCGGACAGCGAGATGCTGGCCCTGTACTTCGCGAACGCGGATCAGCACTTCGATCACTACACCCTGCAGCACCACGCGGCCGCGAACGCGCACAGCGACCTGCTGTACAAGGGCGTGAACAACGACCAGGCGGTCGGGGTGTTCAGCGGCATGATCAAGGTGGACCTGGGCGCGCAGAAGACCGACGCGTACCAGAAGCACCGCACCCTGATGCTGTCCAGCGAGGCCCGCAACTACAGCGTCCCTCAGCTGGAGATCAACGCGAACGACGTCCGCTGCAGCCACGGCAGCACCACCAGCCCCGTCGATCAGGAGGCGCTGTTCTTCCTGCGCTCGCGCGGCATCAGCAAGGAAACCGCCGAGAAGATGCTCGTCACGGCGTTCCTGGAGGACGTGCTGGGCCGCGTGCCCCTCTCGAGCGTCGTGAAGTACATCGAGGGCATCATCGCCAAGAAGGTCGGCGCGGCGTAG
- the sufB gene encoding Fe-S cluster assembly protein SufB, whose product MTINPEVNEINATYEYGWSSPERYAIKAPKGLSRDVVEMISKAKDEPQWMLDFRLKALDIFLSKPMPEWGADLSGLNLDEIYYYIKPEGFNARSWDDVPADVKETFERLGIPEAERAALAGVGAQYESEMVYHNLKEEWEKLGVVFLSIEDGLKEYPELFREHFATIVPPEDNKFAAVNSAVWSGGSFVYVPKGVKVDIPLQTYFRINAESSGQFERTLIIIDEGAQAHYIEGCTAPAYSSDSFHSGVIEIVVKEGARFRYSTIQNWSHNVYNLVTQRAAVYGNGVMEWVDGNLGSKVTMKYPACYLLEEGARGEVLSIAMAGRGQHQDAGAKIVHFAPHTSGTIVSKSISKDSGRSSYRGLVKIYEGARGSKTNVECDALLLDEEARTDTYPYIEIEEKDASVGHEATVSKINDDQILYLQSRGLSEDEAAGLIVRGFIEPIAKELPLEYAVELNRLIELEMEGSVG is encoded by the coding sequence ATGACCATCAATCCTGAAGTGAACGAGATCAACGCCACGTACGAGTACGGGTGGAGCAGCCCGGAACGTTACGCGATCAAGGCCCCGAAGGGCCTGAGCCGCGACGTCGTGGAAATGATCAGCAAGGCCAAGGACGAACCCCAGTGGATGCTGGATTTCCGCCTGAAGGCCCTGGACATCTTCCTGAGCAAGCCCATGCCCGAGTGGGGCGCGGACCTGTCGGGTCTGAATCTCGACGAGATCTACTACTACATCAAGCCCGAGGGCTTCAACGCGCGCAGCTGGGACGACGTGCCCGCCGACGTGAAGGAGACCTTCGAGCGTCTGGGCATCCCCGAGGCGGAGCGCGCGGCGCTGGCCGGTGTGGGCGCGCAGTACGAATCCGAGATGGTGTACCACAACCTCAAGGAGGAGTGGGAGAAGCTCGGCGTGGTGTTCCTGAGCATCGAGGACGGCCTGAAGGAGTACCCGGAGCTGTTCCGTGAGCACTTCGCGACGATCGTGCCGCCCGAGGACAACAAGTTCGCGGCCGTGAACAGCGCCGTGTGGAGCGGCGGGAGCTTCGTGTACGTGCCCAAGGGTGTGAAGGTGGACATTCCCCTGCAGACGTACTTCCGCATCAACGCGGAGAGCAGCGGGCAGTTCGAGCGCACACTGATCATCATCGACGAGGGCGCGCAGGCGCACTACATCGAGGGCTGCACCGCCCCCGCGTACTCCAGCGATTCCTTCCACTCCGGCGTGATCGAGATCGTCGTGAAGGAAGGTGCGCGCTTCCGCTACAGCACCATCCAGAACTGGAGCCACAACGTCTACAACCTCGTGACGCAGCGTGCCGCCGTATACGGCAACGGCGTGATGGAATGGGTGGACGGGAACCTGGGCAGCAAGGTCACCATGAAGTACCCCGCCTGCTACCTGCTGGAAGAAGGCGCGCGTGGTGAAGTCCTGAGCATCGCCATGGCCGGTCGCGGCCAGCACCAGGACGCCGGAGCGAAGATCGTGCACTTCGCGCCGCACACCAGCGGCACCATCGTGTCCAAGAGCATCAGCAAGGACAGCGGGCGCAGCTCCTACCGTGGCCTCGTGAAGATCTACGAGGGTGCCAGGGGCAGCAAGACCAACGTCGAATGCGACGCCCTCCTGCTGGACGAGGAAGCCCGCACCGACACCTACCCCTACATCGAGATCGAGGAAAAAGACGCCAGCGTCGGGCACGAAGCGACCGTCTCCAAGATCAACGACGACCAGATCCTGTACCTCCAGAGCCGCGGCCTGTCTGAAGACGAGGCGGCCGGGCTGATCGTGCGCGGCTTCATCGAACCCATCGCGAAGGAACTCCCCCTGGAGTACGCCGTGGAACTGAACCGCCTGATCGAACTGGAAATGGAAGGCTCGGTCGGCTGA
- the sufC gene encoding Fe-S cluster assembly ATPase SufC, whose protein sequence is MTHQLEIRNLHATVGDQPILKGINLTVPRGELHAIMGPNGNGKSTLAKVIVGDPEYTVTEGEILVDGQNILEMEPDERARLGVFLAFQYPVEIPGVTIANFLRLAMQARKAEGEEVSFTEFYGKLQSALKTLEWDESIVERYLNAGFSGGEKKRNEILQMLMLEPNYIIMDETDSGLDVDALKIVSKGVNSMRGENLGGLIITHYQRLLDYIVPDKVHIILDGKVVQTGGPELAKKMDTEGYDWVKELATA, encoded by the coding sequence ATGACCCACCAGCTCGAAATCCGCAACCTGCACGCCACCGTCGGCGACCAGCCCATCCTCAAAGGCATCAACCTGACTGTGCCCCGCGGCGAACTGCACGCCATCATGGGCCCCAACGGCAACGGCAAGAGCACCCTGGCCAAGGTCATCGTCGGCGACCCCGAATACACCGTCACCGAAGGCGAAATCCTCGTCGACGGCCAGAACATCCTCGAGATGGAACCCGACGAACGCGCCCGCCTCGGCGTCTTCCTGGCCTTCCAGTACCCCGTCGAGATCCCCGGCGTCACCATCGCCAACTTCCTGCGCCTCGCCATGCAGGCCCGCAAGGCCGAAGGCGAAGAAGTGAGCTTCACCGAGTTCTACGGCAAGCTCCAGAGCGCCCTGAAGACCCTCGAATGGGACGAGAGCATCGTCGAACGCTACCTGAACGCCGGTTTCAGCGGCGGCGAGAAGAAACGCAACGAGATCCTCCAGATGCTCATGCTGGAACCCAACTACATCATCATGGACGAAACCGACAGCGGCCTCGACGTCGACGCCCTGAAGATCGTGTCCAAGGGTGTCAACAGCATGCGCGGCGAGAACCTCGGCGGCCTGATCATCACCCACTACCAGCGCCTCCTGGACTACATCGTGCCCGACAAGGTCCACATCATCCTCGACGGGAAGGTCGTCCAGACCGGCGGCCCCGAACTCGCCAAGAAGATGGACACCGAAGGCTACGACTGGGTCAAGGAACTCGCCACCGCCTGA
- a CDS encoding MotA/TolQ/ExbB proton channel family protein — translation MTILDLVRAAGPLLWVLLALSVYVVYLSAARAQALSRLGVDARALIERVRAVTAESGPNAALVEVDRAAHPSPAAQVLRAGLARADRGVPAAESAMHSALLHEDARLYAGLGALGTAAQVAPLLGLLGTVIGMVRSFLVFSQTTAPTPAQLATGISEALINTAGGLIVAVIAYVARGALRARADRIMVQAEQVREDLPGWLTRPAPATSPARADTPLPEVALTFGGAQ, via the coding sequence ATGACCATCCTTGATCTGGTTCGCGCGGCTGGCCCGCTGCTGTGGGTGCTGCTGGCCCTGTCGGTGTACGTGGTCTACCTGAGCGCGGCGCGCGCGCAGGCCCTCTCGCGGCTGGGCGTGGACGCCCGGGCCCTCATCGAACGCGTCCGCGCCGTGACGGCCGAGAGCGGCCCGAACGCGGCGCTGGTCGAGGTAGACCGTGCCGCGCACCCCAGCCCCGCCGCGCAGGTCCTGCGCGCCGGACTGGCCCGCGCCGACCGGGGCGTCCCCGCCGCCGAGAGCGCCATGCACTCCGCGCTGCTGCACGAGGACGCCCGCCTGTACGCCGGGCTGGGCGCGCTGGGCACCGCCGCGCAGGTCGCGCCGCTGCTGGGCCTGCTGGGCACCGTGATCGGCATGGTCCGCTCCTTCCTGGTGTTCAGCCAGACGACCGCCCCCACGCCCGCGCAGCTGGCGACCGGGATCAGCGAGGCGCTGATCAACACCGCGGGCGGCCTGATCGTCGCGGTGATCGCGTACGTGGCGCGCGGTGCGCTGCGGGCCCGCGCCGACCGGATCATGGTGCAGGCCGAACAGGTGCGCGAGGACCTGCCCGGCTGGCTGACCCGCCCCGCGCCCGCCACCAGTCCCGCCCGGGCCGACACGCCCCTGCCGGAGGTCGCCCTGACGTTCGGCGGCGCGCAGTGA
- a CDS encoding ExbD/TolR family protein, with protein sequence MTRPARRRFRGDHDPVTFDFAPMVDIVLLLLIFFFLTSTLGARQNALPLDLPRASSSVQETPDLPVVSVNRAGQVFLNGKATTLGALGAQLRPLAEQSGGVVGLRADERGSYGTVVGVMDEIKKAGGTRLALGTQTGRDGGAAP encoded by the coding sequence ATGACCCGCCCGGCCCGCCGCCGCTTCCGGGGCGATCACGACCCGGTGACGTTCGACTTCGCGCCGATGGTGGACATCGTGCTGCTGCTGCTGATCTTCTTCTTCCTGACGAGCACGCTGGGCGCCCGGCAGAACGCGCTGCCGCTGGACCTGCCGCGCGCGAGCAGCAGCGTGCAGGAAACGCCGGACCTGCCGGTCGTGAGCGTGAACCGTGCCGGGCAGGTGTTCCTGAACGGCAAGGCAACCACCCTGGGTGCACTGGGCGCGCAGCTGCGGCCCCTGGCGGAACAGTCGGGCGGCGTGGTGGGTCTGCGCGCCGACGAGCGCGGCAGTTACGGCACGGTCGTCGGCGTGATGGACGAGATCAAGAAGGCCGGGGGCACCCGCCTCGCCCTGGGCACCCAGACCGGCCGTGACGGCGGGGCCGCGCCGTGA
- a CDS encoding acetate--CoA ligase, protein MDPALLSHPLVPPTPALSAAAPVSPEDAARLRALDPQAYWLEIARALTWVTPPTTALDGTLGDFRYFPGSTGNVSTNCLDRHPPERVALRYEREDGLRETWTFGALTDATARFAAALEDLGVTKGDRVAIYLGNVPEAFIAIHACYRIGAIYSVIFAGFSASAVRDRLEDAQPKVVVCTDATLRRGKVVPLRDTLHEALDGLDARVIVARRVEPGAPLRPGDLDFHALLDATTRRADPAALDANDPGFIIYTSGTTSKPKGLVHAGLGFLTGAYANVKWALNLHPGDEYWCTADVGWLTFPIFALVGGLAHGATHVIYEGSIDTPTPARPYEIIGRYGVTKVFTAPTALRMLRRAGDHALRGQNLDSLHLIGLVGEPLDPETWHWTHRTLGQERVFVNNTYGQTETGTAWASSMVGLTATRPGACGHPLPGYRARVVREGGQEAAPGELGALTLTEPFPCLARTVWGDHDRYVQTYLADFPGAYAASDAALLDHDGQLWVTGRLDDVMNVAGHRIGTMEMEAALITHPAVSEAAVVAMPDDVKGAVPVAFVVPRGDAQDSPELQRELAEAVVRGVGAIARPARVIVTPTVPRTRSGKIMRRVLRDLLVTGETRGDLTSLENPDAIDTVRERLRGGTTP, encoded by the coding sequence ATGGATCCTGCCCTGCTGTCCCACCCGCTGGTGCCCCCCACCCCCGCCCTGTCCGCCGCCGCACCCGTGTCCCCCGAGGACGCCGCGCGGCTGCGCGCCCTCGACCCGCAGGCCTACTGGCTGGAGATCGCCCGGGCACTCACCTGGGTCACGCCGCCCACCACTGCCCTGGACGGCACGCTGGGGGACTTCCGGTACTTCCCGGGCTCGACCGGGAACGTCAGCACGAACTGCCTCGACCGCCACCCGCCCGAGCGCGTGGCGCTGCGCTACGAGCGCGAGGACGGCCTGCGCGAGACCTGGACGTTCGGTGCGCTGACCGATGCCACCGCCCGCTTCGCCGCCGCGCTGGAAGACCTGGGCGTCACGAAGGGCGACCGGGTGGCGATCTACCTGGGGAACGTCCCGGAGGCGTTCATCGCCATTCACGCCTGCTACCGCATCGGGGCGATCTACTCGGTGATCTTCGCGGGCTTCAGCGCCTCGGCCGTGCGTGACCGGCTGGAGGACGCGCAGCCGAAGGTCGTGGTGTGCACCGACGCCACCCTGCGGCGCGGAAAGGTCGTGCCCCTGCGCGACACCCTGCACGAGGCGCTGGACGGCCTGGACGCGCGGGTCATCGTGGCCCGCCGCGTGGAGCCCGGCGCGCCGCTGCGGCCCGGCGACCTGGATTTCCACGCGCTGCTGGACGCCACCACCCGCCGCGCCGACCCCGCCGCGCTGGACGCCAACGACCCGGGCTTCATCATCTACACCAGCGGCACCACCAGCAAACCCAAGGGCCTCGTGCACGCCGGGCTGGGCTTCCTGACCGGCGCGTACGCGAACGTGAAGTGGGCCCTGAACCTTCACCCCGGCGACGAGTACTGGTGCACGGCGGACGTGGGCTGGCTGACCTTCCCGATCTTCGCGCTTGTGGGCGGACTGGCGCACGGCGCGACCCACGTCATCTACGAGGGCAGCATCGACACGCCCACCCCGGCCCGCCCGTACGAGATCATCGGCCGGTACGGCGTGACGAAGGTCTTCACCGCGCCCACCGCCCTGCGGATGCTCCGCCGCGCCGGGGACCACGCGCTGCGCGGCCAGAACCTGGACAGCCTGCACCTGATCGGACTGGTCGGCGAACCGCTCGACCCGGAAACGTGGCACTGGACGCACCGCACCCTCGGGCAGGAACGGGTCTTCGTGAACAACACCTACGGGCAGACCGAGACCGGCACCGCCTGGGCGAGCAGCATGGTGGGCCTGACCGCCACCCGCCCCGGCGCGTGCGGGCACCCCCTGCCCGGCTACCGCGCCCGCGTCGTGCGGGAGGGCGGGCAGGAAGCCGCCCCCGGCGAACTGGGCGCCCTGACCCTCACCGAGCCGTTCCCCTGCCTGGCGCGCACCGTGTGGGGCGACCACGACCGCTACGTGCAGACGTACCTCGCGGACTTCCCCGGCGCGTACGCCGCCAGCGACGCCGCCCTGCTCGACCACGACGGGCAGCTGTGGGTCACGGGCCGCCTGGACGACGTGATGAACGTCGCCGGGCACCGCATCGGCACCATGGAGATGGAAGCCGCGCTCATCACCCACCCCGCCGTCAGCGAGGCGGCCGTGGTCGCCATGCCCGACGACGTCAAGGGCGCCGTGCCGGTCGCGTTCGTGGTGCCGCGCGGGGACGCCCAGGACAGCCCAGAACTGCAACGCGAACTCGCGGAGGCCGTCGTGCGCGGCGTGGGCGCCATCGCCCGCCCGGCGCGCGTGATCGTGACCCCCACCGTGCCCCGCACCCGCAGCGGCAAGATCATGCGCCGCGTCCTGCGCGACCTGCTCGTGACCGGCGAGACGCGCGGGGACCTCACCAGCCTCGAAAATCCGGACGCCATCGACACGGTGCGCGAACGGCTGCGGGGCGGCACCACGCCGTAA
- a CDS encoding ABC transporter substrate-binding protein, which produces MTLRRPTTLLTTLLTGLLATASAVPITLRHAAGTTTLPAPATRVVALGPHALDLLLSLGIQPVGYGEAAQLNLRQYGSPIRQIRYLGSRVTGAPTYVGDRFKPNLEVLASLRPDLIVGEHFAQDTYPALNAIAPTLLFHGTHSGDWQKTLPVLARAVNRPERAAQVIRQRAAATDRARQTLPAWLRGRRALIVWNAGGATRDLYTVLGPADWTGGYFQNLGLTLDLPGRQDPGLGEGYLKLSSEGLSTTRADAIFVIASGKNTAAQARRDWHANPFAQRLPASRAGHVYFLDMQLFSRLRGPIAEDLMTRELTRTLR; this is translated from the coding sequence GTGACCCTGCGCCGCCCCACCACCCTGCTCACCACGCTCCTGACCGGCCTCCTGGCCACCGCCAGCGCCGTCCCCATCACCCTGCGGCACGCGGCGGGCACCACCACCCTCCCCGCGCCCGCCACCCGCGTCGTCGCGCTCGGCCCGCACGCGCTGGACCTGCTGCTCTCACTGGGCATCCAGCCCGTCGGCTACGGCGAGGCCGCCCAGCTCAACCTGCGCCAGTACGGCTCACCCATCCGCCAGATCCGCTACCTGGGCAGCCGCGTGACCGGCGCGCCCACGTACGTCGGCGACCGCTTCAAACCCAACCTCGAAGTCCTCGCCAGCCTGAGGCCCGACCTGATCGTCGGCGAGCACTTCGCGCAGGACACCTACCCCGCCCTGAACGCCATCGCGCCCACCCTGCTCTTCCACGGCACCCACAGCGGCGACTGGCAGAAGACCCTGCCGGTCCTGGCCCGCGCCGTGAACCGCCCCGAACGCGCCGCGCAGGTCATCCGCCAGCGGGCCGCCGCCACCGACCGCGCCCGCCAGACCCTCCCCGCGTGGCTGCGCGGCCGCCGCGCCCTGATCGTCTGGAACGCCGGGGGCGCCACCCGCGACCTGTACACCGTCCTCGGCCCGGCCGACTGGACCGGCGGGTACTTCCAGAACCTGGGCCTGACCCTCGACCTGCCCGGCCGCCAGGACCCCGGCCTGGGCGAAGGCTACCTGAAACTGAGCAGCGAGGGCCTGAGCACCACCCGCGCCGACGCCATCTTCGTGATCGCCTCCGGGAAGAACACCGCCGCGCAGGCCCGGCGCGACTGGCACGCCAACCCCTTCGCGCAGCGCCTCCCGGCCAGCCGCGCCGGACACGTGTACTTCCTGGACATGCAGCTGTTCAGCCGCCTGCGCGGACCCATCGCCGAGGACCTCATGACCCGCGAACTGACCCGCACCCTCCGCTGA
- a CDS encoding type III pantothenate kinase, producing the protein MPAFPLLAVDIGNTSTVIGLADEQLNLTNTWRIRTNREHLPDDLAMRLHGLLQLTGAPMPRAAILSSVAPPLGENYALALRRHFAVEAFEVRATNLPDVSVELDVPDAVGADRLCNLFGAEKYLGHHEYAVVVDFGTSTNFDVIGRGRRFLGGVLATGAQVSADALFSRAAKLPRITLQAPATAIGKNTTHALQSGLVFGYAEMVDGLLRRIRAELPGPAVAIATGGFSRTIEGICREIDHYDETLTLRGLVELWASR; encoded by the coding sequence GTGCCTGCTTTCCCCCTCCTGGCCGTGGACATCGGCAACACCAGCACCGTGATCGGCCTGGCCGACGAGCAGCTGAACCTCACGAACACCTGGCGGATCCGCACGAACCGCGAGCACCTCCCGGACGACCTCGCCATGCGCCTGCACGGGCTGCTGCAGCTCACGGGAGCGCCCATGCCGCGCGCCGCGATCCTCAGCAGCGTCGCGCCGCCCCTGGGGGAGAACTACGCGCTGGCCCTGCGCCGCCACTTCGCCGTGGAGGCCTTCGAGGTGCGCGCCACGAACCTCCCCGACGTCAGCGTGGAACTCGACGTCCCCGACGCCGTGGGCGCCGACCGCCTGTGCAACCTGTTCGGCGCGGAGAAGTACCTGGGGCACCACGAGTACGCCGTGGTCGTGGATTTCGGGACGAGTACGAACTTCGACGTGATCGGCCGGGGCCGCCGCTTCCTGGGGGGCGTGCTCGCCACCGGCGCGCAGGTCAGCGCCGACGCGCTGTTCAGCCGCGCCGCGAAACTGCCCCGCATCACGTTGCAGGCGCCCGCGACCGCCATCGGGAAGAACACCACGCACGCCCTCCAGTCCGGTCTCGTGTTCGGGTACGCCGAGATGGTGGACGGCCTGCTGCGCCGCATCCGCGCCGAACTGCCCGGCCCGGCGGTCGCCATCGCCACCGGCGGCTTCTCGCGCACCATCGAGGGCATCTGCCGCGAGATCGACCACTACGACGAGACCCTGACCCTGCGCGGCCTCGTGGAACTCTGGGCCAGCCGCTGA